The following proteins are co-located in the Dromiciops gliroides isolate mDroGli1 chromosome 2, mDroGli1.pri, whole genome shotgun sequence genome:
- the KCNMB1 gene encoding calcium-activated potassium channel subunit beta-1: MGKNLVTAQIRGETRALCLGAVMVVCSAITYYILGTTILPLYHRSVWTKVSNCHLIEADIRDHEKLDGKKVPQYPCLWVNVSAIGKWAILYHTEETKEKNCQCSYIPESLEDYQKARMDVETIRGRFKEHQTFPCYSDPEESEKSVLLRRLYTPQTLFKWLFWPTFMLTGGIFIIMMVKINQSLSMLAAQR, translated from the exons ATGGGAAAAAATCTGGTGACAGCACAGATACGAGGAGAGACCCGTGCCCTGTGCCTGGGCGCAGTCATGGTGGTGTGTTCTGCCATCACCTACTACATCCTGGGGACAACCATCCTGCCTTTATACCACAGGAG TGTATGGACCAAAGTATCCAACTGCCACCTGATTGAAGCAGACATAAGGGACCATGAGAAGCTGGATGGCAAGAAGGTGCCCCAGTACCCATGTCTGTGGGTCAACGTGTCTGCCATTGGGAAGTGGGCCATTCTGTACCACACAgaggagacaaaagaaaaaaactgtcaG TGTTCATACATTCCTGAGAGCTTGGAGGACTACCAAAAAGCCAGGATGGACGTGGAAACTATCCGGGGCAGATTCAAAGAGCACCAGACTTTCCCCTGCTACTCAGACCCTGAGGAGAGTGAGAAGAGCGTCCTGCTCAGGAGACTCTACACTCCCCAGACCCTGTTCAAGTGGCTCTTTTGGCCCACCTTCATGCTAACTGGGGGAATATTCATCATCATGATGGTAAAAATCAACCAGTCCCTCTCCATGCTTGCAGCACAGAGATAA